A single Henriciella sp. AS95 DNA region contains:
- a CDS encoding ATP-binding protein, giving the protein MTDPSGKLSPEQAFLATTSHEIRTPLNGILGTVSLLLETELDPAQKEYAEAIRLSGSRLLDLLNNILDFARLDSAPTELEQETINVTDLAREVTELLSPRAHSIGLDVAVRTHAGIPTDVVTDGGKLRQILFNLVGNALKFTETGGVLVDIDADETSLLFNIIDTGPGIARADQTALFEAFRQTSAGDAQKDGGVGLGLAIVKKLAELMGGSVTLESQPGLGTKFTVRIPVTAAEQTRPAGPRLEARVALAGFSPSTCLSAAGALANAGATPLITDNAQHARQARPDLILADAKLPERSLRALTRIAPTLVVMRPEDRGLLGRFHDMGASGWLVRPLRDRSLIERAHLALKGTASPDEKESPSASGRVLIADDNPVNTLIAQRALESAGFSVSVVSTGRDAVDIVQRLKPALILMDLRMPIMDGYEAMKSLRSAGHKMPIIAISAEINPDIERRARAAGATGVAAKPLDAEALRRLATDWTTRSSSGRKLGAA; this is encoded by the coding sequence ATGACAGATCCATCCGGTAAACTCTCCCCAGAGCAGGCCTTCCTGGCCACAACGAGCCATGAAATCCGCACGCCGCTCAACGGCATTCTCGGCACCGTCTCGCTGCTGCTCGAAACAGAGCTGGATCCCGCCCAGAAGGAATATGCCGAAGCGATCCGCCTGTCGGGCTCGCGCCTTCTGGACCTGCTGAATAACATCCTCGATTTTGCCCGCCTCGACAGCGCGCCCACCGAACTCGAGCAGGAAACAATAAACGTCACCGATCTCGCCCGGGAAGTGACAGAGCTGCTTTCCCCCCGGGCTCACAGCATCGGCCTGGATGTCGCTGTGCGAACACATGCCGGCATTCCGACAGACGTGGTCACGGACGGCGGAAAACTGCGCCAGATCCTGTTCAATCTTGTCGGCAACGCGCTCAAATTCACCGAAACCGGCGGCGTTCTGGTCGACATCGATGCGGATGAGACCAGCCTCCTCTTCAACATCATCGATACTGGCCCCGGCATCGCGCGCGCCGACCAGACAGCGCTGTTCGAGGCCTTCCGGCAGACTTCGGCGGGCGACGCGCAGAAGGATGGCGGCGTCGGTCTCGGCCTTGCGATCGTCAAGAAGCTCGCAGAGCTTATGGGCGGCAGCGTTACGCTCGAAAGCCAGCCGGGCCTCGGCACGAAATTTACCGTCCGCATCCCCGTCACCGCTGCAGAACAGACCCGTCCGGCCGGCCCCCGCCTCGAGGCACGCGTAGCCCTTGCCGGATTTTCGCCGAGCACCTGCCTGTCTGCCGCCGGCGCCCTGGCAAATGCGGGCGCAACGCCGCTCATCACAGACAATGCTCAGCACGCCCGCCAGGCCCGGCCGGATCTCATTCTGGCGGATGCGAAGCTGCCGGAACGGTCGCTGCGCGCGCTCACCCGGATTGCACCGACACTGGTCGTGATGCGTCCGGAGGACCGGGGCCTGCTCGGCCGCTTTCACGACATGGGCGCCAGCGGTTGGCTCGTGCGGCCCTTGCGAGACCGGTCCCTCATCGAACGGGCCCATCTCGCCCTGAAAGGCACAGCTTCACCGGACGAAAAAGAAAGCCCCTCCGCGAGCGGACGTGTCCTGATCGCCGACGATAACCCGGTCAACACTCTGATTGCGCAACGTGCCTTGGAATCGGCAGGATTCTCGGTCAGTGTGGTGTCGACCGGTCGCGACGCGGTCGATATCGTGCAGCGTCTCAAGCCGGCTCTCATTCTCATGGATCTGCGTATGCCGATCATGGATGGGTATGAAGCGATGAAGAGCTTGAGGAGCGCCGGACACAAAATGCCGATCATAGCCATCTCAGCCGAGATCAATCCCGACATTGAACGTCGCGCGCGCGCCGCCGGGGCGACCGGCGTCGCCGCCAAGCCGCTCGATGCCGAAGCCCTTCGCCGCCTCGCAACGGACTGGACCACTCGCTCGTCTTCTGGCCGCAAATTGGGCGCAGCATGA
- a CDS encoding YifB family Mg chelatase-like AAA ATPase has translation MVCRITTFAFEGIEAKPVDVQVQITSGNPFFTIVGLPDKAVGESRERVRAAFSAIGLALPPKRITVNLAPADLPKEGSHYDLAIALGVLAAMGVIAPDALDGHAAIGELSLDGALGQTLGVLPAAMAAIAMDLRLICPEACGPEAAWAGEGALAAPNLISMINHFAGRASLVPPVAGELAPPMAIPDLSDVKGQEGAKRILEIAAAGGHNLLFCGPPGSGKSMLAQRLPGLLPPLSATELLEVSQIQSVAGLLERGQLSRQRPFRAPHHSASMAALVGGGIKARPGEVSLAHHGVLFLDELPEFPAQVLDSLRQPLEDGSVVISRANRHVRYPARFQLIAAMNPCRCGGGPGDGACKRGPACARTYQSRISGPFFDRIDLFFDTPPVTAMDLALPAPSEGTKEAAARVQTARDIQTERYSSPAEGRRAVNADAPARDIAAIAAPDDAASSLLSDAAAKLALSARAYHRVLKVARTIADLDGAGGVKRVHLAEALSYRRRLPGDQPASSQSSLAR, from the coding sequence ATGGTTTGTCGGATCACGACATTTGCATTTGAGGGCATCGAGGCAAAGCCTGTCGACGTTCAGGTGCAGATTACCTCGGGCAATCCATTTTTCACCATCGTTGGCCTGCCCGACAAGGCCGTTGGCGAAAGCCGTGAGCGTGTACGCGCCGCCTTTTCGGCAATAGGCCTCGCCCTCCCTCCCAAGCGGATCACCGTCAATCTCGCGCCGGCCGACCTGCCCAAGGAAGGCAGTCATTATGACCTTGCGATTGCATTAGGTGTTCTGGCAGCGATGGGCGTGATCGCGCCTGACGCTCTGGATGGTCACGCGGCCATTGGCGAGCTTTCGCTGGACGGCGCGCTGGGCCAAACGCTCGGTGTCCTGCCGGCAGCCATGGCTGCGATCGCCATGGATCTGCGATTGATCTGCCCTGAAGCATGCGGGCCTGAAGCCGCCTGGGCAGGCGAGGGGGCGCTGGCAGCGCCAAACCTCATATCCATGATCAATCACTTTGCCGGCCGCGCCAGCCTCGTGCCGCCTGTCGCGGGCGAACTTGCACCGCCAATGGCAATTCCCGACCTTTCCGATGTCAAGGGTCAGGAAGGCGCAAAGCGCATTCTCGAAATCGCTGCAGCGGGCGGACATAACCTCCTGTTCTGCGGCCCGCCGGGTTCGGGCAAATCCATGCTTGCCCAACGGCTTCCCGGTCTGTTGCCGCCGCTCTCTGCGACCGAACTGCTGGAAGTCTCGCAGATTCAGTCGGTCGCCGGCCTGCTGGAGCGCGGCCAGCTTTCGCGCCAGCGCCCGTTTCGCGCGCCGCATCACTCAGCATCGATGGCAGCCCTCGTCGGCGGCGGCATCAAGGCGCGTCCGGGTGAAGTTTCACTGGCCCATCACGGCGTGTTGTTCCTTGACGAGCTGCCCGAGTTTCCAGCCCAGGTGCTCGACAGCCTTCGCCAGCCTCTCGAGGATGGCTCGGTCGTCATTTCACGCGCCAACCGACACGTGCGGTACCCGGCACGCTTTCAGTTGATCGCCGCGATGAATCCCTGCCGTTGCGGCGGGGGCCCGGGCGACGGGGCCTGCAAGCGTGGGCCCGCCTGCGCGCGGACCTACCAGTCGCGCATTTCGGGCCCTTTCTTTGATCGCATCGATCTCTTCTTCGACACACCGCCCGTCACAGCCATGGACCTGGCCTTGCCCGCCCCGTCGGAAGGCACCAAAGAAGCGGCTGCTCGCGTTCAGACCGCTCGTGACATCCAGACAGAGCGCTATTCCAGCCCCGCCGAAGGCCGGCGCGCTGTGAACGCCGATGCGCCAGCTCGCGACATCGCCGCCATTGCCGCTCCTGATGACGCCGCGAGCAGCCTGCTCTCAGATGCTGCGGCAAAACTCGCTCTGTCGGCGCGCGCCTATCACCGCGTGCTGAAAGTCGCGCGGACCATTGCAGACCTTGATGGTGCAGGCGGTGTAAAGCGGGTTCACCTGGCCGAAGCCCTGTCCTATCGCCGCAGGCTTCCGGGCGATCAACCCGCCTCCAGCCAATCCTCGCTGGCCCGCTGA
- the gshB gene encoding glutathione synthase, with product MSLRIAIQMDPLSTVNIDADTTFALAEVAQARGHKLWIYEPRHLSFDTGRVTARAKPVTFQRVADEPGLVGEETLLDLADDIDVVLMRQDPPFDMAYITACHILELLKGETLVLNDPEFVRSGPEKLFPLLFPEIIPDTLISRDLKSILDFRKRHKDIIIKPLYGNGGAGVFRMKEDDSNFSSLMEMFLERTREPMIAQAFLPAVSNGDKRVILVDGKAVGAINRRPQKGETRSNMHVGGTAEPVELTETDLKICEAIGPELKSRGQIFVGIDVIGDKLTEVNVTSPTGIQELKRFTGIDAAAIFWDCVQEMVAKS from the coding sequence ATGAGCCTGCGTATCGCGATCCAGATGGACCCGCTGTCCACGGTCAATATAGATGCCGATACCACGTTTGCGCTGGCAGAAGTAGCGCAGGCACGCGGTCACAAACTCTGGATCTACGAACCGCGCCACCTTTCCTTCGATACCGGCCGCGTCACCGCCCGGGCCAAGCCCGTCACCTTCCAGCGCGTCGCCGATGAGCCTGGTCTTGTGGGCGAGGAAACCCTGCTTGATCTTGCCGATGATATCGACGTCGTGCTGATGCGCCAGGATCCGCCTTTCGACATGGCGTATATTACGGCGTGCCACATCCTTGAGCTTCTCAAGGGCGAGACGCTGGTTCTCAATGATCCGGAATTCGTTCGCTCGGGTCCGGAGAAACTCTTCCCGCTCCTATTCCCGGAAATCATTCCCGATACGCTGATCTCGCGCGATCTGAAATCCATTCTCGACTTCCGCAAACGCCACAAGGACATCATCATCAAGCCGCTCTACGGCAATGGCGGCGCCGGCGTCTTTCGCATGAAGGAAGACGACAGCAATTTCAGCTCGCTGATGGAAATGTTTCTCGAGCGCACACGCGAGCCGATGATTGCCCAGGCCTTCCTTCCTGCCGTCAGCAATGGCGACAAGCGAGTCATCCTTGTTGATGGCAAGGCCGTCGGCGCGATCAATCGCCGGCCGCAAAAGGGCGAAACCCGGTCAAACATGCATGTCGGCGGCACGGCAGAGCCGGTCGAGCTGACCGAGACCGACCTCAAAATCTGCGAGGCCATCGGCCCGGAACTGAAAAGCCGCGGACAGATTTTTGTCGGCATTGATGTGATCGGCGACAAGCTGACCGAAGTGAATGTCACTTCCCCGACCGGCATTCAGGAACTGAAGCGCTTTACAGGCATCGATGCAGCGGCCATCTTCTGGGACTGTGTGCAGGAGATGGTTGCCAAGAGCTGA
- a CDS encoding fasciclin domain-containing protein translates to MKSLFTAVATTALFVGGAGLAHAEHHMEKSEKMDIVDTAASNDAFSTLVTAVTEADLVEALKGDGPFTVFAPTNEAFAALPEGTLDTLLMEENQDQLQGILKLHVVSGKIMAGDIAEGSTEVETLAGDTITVTKDSHGAVTVGDADVVTADVKASNGVIHVIDSVILPE, encoded by the coding sequence ATGAAATCCCTCTTCACCGCCGTTGCGACGACTGCCCTCTTTGTTGGTGGCGCGGGCCTCGCCCACGCCGAACACCACATGGAAAAGTCGGAAAAGATGGACATCGTTGACACCGCTGCGTCCAACGACGCCTTCTCGACTCTCGTCACAGCTGTCACTGAAGCAGACCTCGTCGAGGCTTTGAAAGGCGACGGCCCATTCACCGTCTTTGCTCCGACCAACGAGGCCTTCGCGGCCCTGCCAGAAGGCACACTCGATACGCTGCTCATGGAAGAAAACCAGGATCAGCTACAGGGCATCCTCAAGCTCCACGTCGTCTCGGGCAAGATCATGGCCGGAGACATCGCTGAAGGCTCCACCGAGGTGGAAACCCTGGCCGGTGATACGATCACCGTCACCAAGGACAGCCACGGCGCTGTCACTGTCGGCGACGCAGATGTCGTTACCGCTGATGTGAAAGCCTCCAATGGCGTCATCCACGTCATCGACAGCGTTATCCTGCCAGAATAA
- a CDS encoding META domain-containing protein: MRTLFVLPVAMAMLVACETDTAKDVPNGTAGSDAEMSAEMSDPAETEPMTITGTLAYRQRIALPADAIASILVYEEGPADMVREEIASESFELNGRQVPIPFQVIVPADIELERDRLSLRAEIHDAAGDLMWTSDTANIFDRTEGLYELGNINLVPTTSAVVSMDQLTAHEWMAATLNGDPLFQSSQITMTFEEDGRVSGSSSCNSYTGSFKLNAGTLTFGPLAMTRRACFPQEIMEQEQAFVAVMGDNPDVDLDENGLLTLTGADGRSLTAR, encoded by the coding sequence ATGCGCACGCTCTTCGTCCTTCCTGTCGCCATGGCGATGCTTGTGGCTTGCGAAACGGATACGGCGAAAGACGTGCCGAACGGGACAGCCGGTTCCGACGCTGAAATGAGTGCAGAGATGTCAGACCCTGCAGAGACCGAACCGATGACCATTACGGGCACGCTTGCCTATCGCCAGCGGATTGCTCTGCCGGCAGATGCGATTGCCAGCATCCTCGTTTATGAGGAGGGGCCTGCTGATATGGTCAGGGAAGAAATCGCAAGTGAGAGCTTCGAGCTGAACGGGCGCCAGGTGCCTATTCCGTTTCAGGTGATTGTGCCGGCGGACATCGAGCTGGAGCGTGACAGACTGTCCTTGCGGGCCGAGATCCATGATGCCGCAGGCGACCTGATGTGGACGAGCGACACGGCGAACATTTTCGACCGTACCGAGGGTCTTTATGAGCTAGGTAACATCAATCTCGTGCCGACAACGTCCGCCGTTGTTTCAATGGACCAGCTAACGGCGCATGAGTGGATGGCAGCCACCCTGAATGGCGACCCGCTTTTTCAGAGTTCGCAGATCACGATGACCTTTGAAGAAGACGGCCGGGTTAGCGGCTCGTCCTCGTGCAACTCGTATACGGGGAGCTTCAAGCTGAATGCGGGGACGCTGACATTTGGCCCGCTGGCCATGACGCGCCGCGCCTGCTTCCCGCAGGAGATCATGGAACAGGAGCAGGCTTTTGTTGCGGTCATGGGCGACAATCCGGATGTCGATCTCGACGAGAATGGATTGCTGACCCTGACGGGCGCGGATGGCCGCAGCCTGACGGCGCGTTAG
- a CDS encoding BON domain-containing protein — translation MIRSSLMALALTAPVLMSGCAAAVLGTAGAVGVASVQERSLGEAVDDATVSNQIKAMLLNEDGFGEVDVEVAQGLVLLSGRVATPEHRVRAEDIAWTATRTRDVANEIVIERPGGFFANASDELITARVRASLIAAKNVKSVNYNIETYDGVVYLMGIAQSNEELKEAAERASVVGGVQRVVSYVKVRQIPAQFEASGGSDSELLGGSGS, via the coding sequence ATGATCAGATCATCCCTTATGGCTCTCGCCCTGACGGCACCTGTCCTCATGTCCGGCTGTGCAGCCGCTGTCCTTGGAACCGCTGGCGCGGTCGGCGTCGCCTCGGTGCAGGAACGTTCACTCGGTGAAGCCGTCGATGACGCGACGGTGTCCAACCAGATCAAGGCCATGTTGCTCAATGAAGACGGTTTTGGCGAGGTCGATGTTGAAGTCGCTCAAGGCCTCGTCCTGCTGTCTGGCCGTGTCGCAACACCGGAACACCGCGTACGCGCGGAAGACATTGCATGGACAGCAACCCGCACCCGCGATGTCGCCAATGAGATTGTGATTGAACGGCCCGGCGGCTTTTTCGCCAACGCTTCTGACGAGTTGATCACGGCGCGCGTGCGCGCCTCGCTGATCGCCGCCAAGAATGTGAAAAGCGTCAACTACAATATCGAGACGTATGATGGCGTCGTCTACCTGATGGGGATCGCCCAATCCAACGAAGAACTGAAAGAAGCCGCAGAGCGCGCCAGCGTCGTCGGCGGCGTGCAGCGTGTCGTGTCCTACGTCAAAGTGCGTCAGATTCCAGCCCAGTTCGAAGCGTCAGGCGGCAGCGATAGTGAATTGCTGGGTGGCTCAGGCAGCTAA
- a CDS encoding YraN family protein, giving the protein MAEGVRQRAERRGRRAETLAALWLRLKGYRILARRVRLPVGEIDLIARRANTVAFIEVKARQTRTVAETAVPEANWRRINRAAQSWMAQQAKAEHLDWRFDLVMILPHRLPIHLRNQWRPDFAPSGA; this is encoded by the coding sequence ATGGCTGAGGGCGTCCGGCAGCGGGCCGAGCGGCGCGGGCGGCGCGCTGAAACGCTGGCCGCACTCTGGTTGCGGCTGAAAGGGTATCGCATCCTCGCGCGCCGCGTGCGCTTGCCCGTTGGCGAAATCGACCTCATTGCCCGGCGCGCCAATACGGTCGCCTTCATCGAGGTGAAGGCGCGGCAGACGCGCACGGTCGCCGAGACAGCCGTTCCCGAAGCAAACTGGCGGCGGATCAATCGCGCCGCGCAAAGCTGGATGGCACAACAAGCGAAAGCCGAACATCTCGACTGGCGCTTCGACCTCGTGATGATTTTGCCACACCGATTGCCAATACATTTGCGCAATCAGTGGCGCCCAGATTTTGCCCCATCCGGCGCCTAG
- the rsmI gene encoding 16S rRNA (cytidine(1402)-2'-O)-methyltransferase, with protein MSSKDPSVPAASRPDGEPSAETAPAQHGKTRLEPGLHVVSTPIGNLRDITLRALDTLAAADEVLAEDTRVARKLLDAHGIRAKLSAYHDHNGAERRPDILSRLEDGATIALISDAGTPLVSDPGWKLVHEAVERGIKIIPVPGASALLAGLVASGLPSDRFMFCGFLPPKSGQRKREAESLKAVPATLVFYEGGSRLAACLSDLAETLGADRRAAVARELTKFFEETRHGTLGDLAAHYGENGPPKGEIVILVGPPIDAAPDEADIDAALIKAMAESPMKRAANDVAEAFGISKRDAYQRALALKDNG; from the coding sequence ATGTCATCCAAAGATCCTTCCGTTCCGGCCGCGAGTCGCCCCGATGGCGAGCCTAGTGCTGAGACCGCCCCCGCGCAACACGGCAAAACCCGTCTTGAGCCCGGCCTTCATGTCGTCTCGACCCCCATCGGCAACCTGCGCGATATCACCCTGCGGGCTCTCGATACGCTGGCGGCTGCCGATGAAGTCTTGGCGGAAGACACACGCGTCGCCCGCAAACTGCTAGATGCTCACGGCATTCGCGCAAAACTGAGTGCCTACCATGACCATAATGGGGCAGAGCGACGCCCGGACATCCTGTCCCGTCTCGAGGATGGCGCCACGATTGCGCTCATCTCGGACGCCGGCACCCCGCTCGTCTCGGATCCGGGCTGGAAGCTCGTCCATGAAGCGGTCGAACGCGGTATCAAGATCATCCCGGTGCCCGGCGCATCAGCCCTTCTGGCAGGCCTCGTCGCATCCGGCCTCCCAAGCGACCGGTTCATGTTCTGTGGCTTCCTGCCCCCGAAGTCCGGCCAGAGAAAGCGCGAAGCCGAATCCCTGAAGGCGGTACCGGCAACGCTCGTCTTCTATGAAGGCGGCTCGCGGCTTGCCGCCTGCCTGTCGGACCTTGCCGAAACGCTGGGCGCTGACCGCCGCGCCGCCGTCGCCCGCGAACTCACAAAATTCTTCGAGGAAACACGCCACGGCACGCTTGGGGACCTCGCTGCCCATTATGGCGAGAACGGCCCCCCAAAAGGCGAGATCGTCATCCTTGTCGGCCCGCCCATCGATGCCGCCCCGGACGAGGCTGACATCGATGCAGCGCTGATCAAGGCGATGGCGGAATCGCCGATGAAACGCGCCGCCAACGATGTCGCCGAAGCGTTCGGCATATCCAAACGCGACGCCTATCAGAGGGCACTCGCCCTGAAGGACAATGGCTGA
- a CDS encoding penicillin-binding protein activator, which produces MTSWAPSRFAGLAPSLVLAAFLALAGCATGPSQPPAPISSGKPRVDPDPRQAQTDDELPNDIHGAGILADVNGMPLPQPGRFTPEYLKGRDIMRAAVLLPFSHPNAGVRAEAEGMLAGIEMALFDHGNEEFVLLPKDTAGSQSVAIEAAEQAQREGAEFFLGPLFGANIAALNTDRALAGTPIIGFSNDNTVAGGSTWLASITPEEEVKALVDYAVANGIRQFAFFGPQSDLGTRIQTALQFEAQQAGGVVISTGFYPAGEGSPTSEAKYLARSINQAQASGRVAVLIPERGTQLRRVAPLLAYYGVSRRVKLMGLSNWNDPGIWREPSLAGSWFVAPPEADLKAFEARYNRIYGRAPSSLAAQAYDAAALVMQLSKDGELEADEMTQQDGFYGLNGLFRFAPDGTTQRKMAIYEVQPSGAVEIQPASNSFGPDIG; this is translated from the coding sequence ATGACATCTTGGGCACCATCGCGCTTTGCAGGCCTCGCGCCAAGCCTTGTTCTCGCAGCTTTTCTCGCGCTCGCCGGGTGTGCCACTGGCCCGAGCCAGCCGCCAGCCCCGATTTCCAGCGGCAAGCCGCGGGTTGATCCTGATCCTCGCCAAGCTCAGACGGACGATGAGTTACCAAATGATATTCACGGTGCCGGCATCCTGGCGGATGTGAATGGCATGCCGCTGCCTCAGCCTGGCCGGTTTACGCCGGAATACCTGAAGGGGCGGGATATCATGCGCGCCGCTGTGCTGCTGCCATTCTCGCATCCGAACGCCGGTGTGCGCGCCGAAGCCGAAGGCATGCTGGCCGGTATCGAGATGGCGCTGTTCGATCATGGCAATGAAGAGTTCGTGCTCTTGCCGAAAGACACTGCTGGCTCGCAGAGCGTTGCCATTGAAGCGGCTGAACAGGCGCAGCGCGAAGGCGCAGAATTTTTCCTCGGGCCGCTTTTTGGAGCCAATATTGCAGCCCTGAATACAGATCGCGCGCTCGCAGGGACGCCGATCATCGGCTTTTCCAACGACAATACGGTCGCGGGCGGTTCGACCTGGCTGGCTTCGATTACGCCGGAAGAGGAAGTCAAGGCGCTGGTGGACTATGCGGTTGCGAACGGCATCCGTCAGTTCGCGTTCTTTGGCCCTCAGAGCGATCTTGGGACGCGTATCCAGACAGCGCTTCAGTTTGAAGCGCAGCAAGCTGGCGGTGTCGTGATCTCGACCGGATTCTACCCGGCAGGTGAGGGCTCCCCGACGAGCGAAGCGAAGTATCTCGCCAGGTCCATCAATCAGGCGCAAGCCTCTGGCCGTGTCGCTGTCCTGATCCCTGAACGCGGAACGCAGCTCCGCCGCGTCGCGCCACTGCTGGCTTATTATGGCGTGAGCCGCCGCGTGAAACTGATGGGGCTCAGCAACTGGAATGATCCTGGCATCTGGCGTGAGCCATCGCTGGCGGGCAGCTGGTTCGTTGCGCCGCCAGAGGCTGATCTGAAGGCATTTGAAGCCCGGTATAACAGGATCTATGGCCGTGCACCGAGTTCACTTGCGGCGCAGGCTTACGATGCTGCTGCGCTCGTGATGCAGCTCTCCAAGGATGGAGAGCTCGAGGCTGATGAGATGACGCAGCAGGATGGGTTCTATGGCTTGAACGGGCTCTTCCGGTTTGCGCCGGATGGCACGACGCAGCGTAAAATGGCGATCTATGAGGTGCAGCCGAGCGGCGCTGTCGAGATCCAGCCGGCCAGCAACAGCTTCGGCCCGGACATCGGTTAG
- a CDS encoding YkvA family protein, which translates to MRNPTEIIIENGESQPRRLPIDVEADRRRTKRKFMTKLLKVAGRLPFADDLAASYYAAMDPKTPKKAKAVLFAALGYFVVPTDALPDVIAGLGFTDDATVLATALGIVGSQIKEKHRRAARRLLGLPEPASPKED; encoded by the coding sequence ATGCGTAACCCAACGGAAATCATTATAGAAAACGGTGAGTCCCAGCCGCGCCGCCTGCCCATTGATGTGGAAGCAGACCGCCGGCGGACAAAGCGCAAATTCATGACAAAGCTCTTGAAGGTCGCCGGGCGTCTTCCGTTCGCCGATGACCTTGCGGCGTCCTATTACGCCGCCATGGACCCGAAGACACCAAAAAAAGCCAAGGCGGTACTCTTCGCGGCGCTAGGCTATTTCGTCGTGCCAACTGACGCGCTGCCAGACGTGATCGCTGGCCTCGGCTTTACAGACGACGCCACGGTTCTTGCGACAGCACTTGGAATTGTCGGCTCGCAGATCAAGGAAAAACACCGGCGCGCCGCGCGTCGCCTGCTTGGCCTGCCAGAGCCTGCGAGTCCAAAAGAAGACTAA
- a CDS encoding SDR family NAD(P)-dependent oxidoreductase, whose product MKLNSDISAVVTGGASGLGAATARRLASQGVKVAIFDLNEEKGEAIADELGGVFCKVNVTDEASVDAGFEKARAAIGQERILVNCAGTGNAIKTASRDKNTGEIKHFPIDKFNLIVQINLVGTFTCIAKSAAGMMTLDPIDGERGAIVNTASVAAEDGQMGQAAYSASKGGVVGMTLPIARDLSREQIRVNTILPGIFNTPLLQGAPDNVKQALAASVPNPARLGDPAEYASLAEQMITNGYFNGEDVRLDGAIRMAPR is encoded by the coding sequence ATGAAACTCAATTCCGACATCAGCGCCGTCGTCACCGGTGGTGCTTCCGGCCTCGGCGCAGCGACCGCTCGCCGTCTTGCCAGCCAGGGAGTCAAAGTCGCGATCTTTGACCTCAACGAAGAAAAAGGCGAAGCCATTGCCGATGAGCTTGGCGGCGTTTTCTGCAAGGTGAACGTCACCGATGAGGCTTCCGTCGATGCCGGCTTTGAAAAAGCCCGCGCTGCAATCGGCCAGGAGCGCATCCTCGTGAATTGCGCAGGCACCGGCAATGCCATCAAGACCGCCTCGCGCGACAAGAACACTGGCGAGATCAAACACTTCCCGATCGACAAGTTCAATTTGATCGTCCAGATCAACCTCGTCGGCACGTTCACATGTATCGCGAAGTCTGCCGCTGGCATGATGACGCTCGACCCGATTGACGGCGAGCGCGGCGCGATCGTGAACACGGCGTCTGTCGCTGCTGAAGATGGCCAGATGGGCCAAGCCGCCTACTCCGCATCGAAGGGCGGCGTTGTCGGCATGACCCTGCCGATCGCACGCGACCTTTCCCGCGAGCAGATCCGCGTGAACACGATCCTGCCGGGCATCTTCAACACGCCGCTGCTGCAAGGCGCGCCAGATAACGTCAAACAGGCGCTGGCTGCATCGGTCCCGAACCCGGCTCGCCTGGGTGACCCGGCCGAATATGCTTCGCTCGCCGAGCAGATGATCACCAATGGCTATTTCAACGGCGAAGATGTTCGCCTTGACGGCGCGATCCGTATGGCCCCGCGTTAA